From Lytechinus pictus isolate F3 Inbred chromosome 6, Lp3.0, whole genome shotgun sequence, the proteins below share one genomic window:
- the LOC129263813 gene encoding ly-6/neurotoxin-like protein 1 → MNTLLTLFILAACVAPLYALDCYSCGYVTGVGGADCLDTFDTSTVNSSSDVSTATCTGQCSKTSVTVSSEVTALARACVASCTAGCVSLFGIRTCTNCCSTDNCNSATNVQMSIIAMMVALLLALGISR, encoded by the exons ATGAATACCCTTCTTACTTTGTTCATTCTTGCAGCCTGCGTAG CTCCCCTGTACGCACTGGATTGCTACTCGTGTGGTTACGTCACCGGAGTCGGTGGAGCTGACTGTCTAGATACCTTTGATACTTCTACGGTGAACTCCAGCAGTGATGTTTCAACGGCTACTTGCACAGGACAATGCtcg AAAACCAGCGTAACTGTCAGCAGCGAAGTGACCGCCCTGGCCAGAGCATGTGTAGCTAGCTGTACCGCTGGGTGTGTCTCGCTCTTTGGGATCAGGACGTGCACAAACTGCTGCAGTACAGATAATTGCAACAGCGCCACCAACGTTCAAATGAGCATCATTGCCATGATGGTTGCTCTTCTCCTCGCCCTTGGAATTTCACGATGA